Proteins encoded together in one Hymenobacter monticola window:
- a CDS encoding outer membrane beta-barrel protein, with amino-acid sequence MKHPLLALSGLLLFSALPGRAQTAPEPATSPRFFVGLGAYSSYYQKVGTYPPQYVSSQFRLPVQLTAGYQFTPRLAVQASAAYSGTSRDYFISNYNNPTSPTGYSEGSFTFTSRSISAAVLARYTVTNPTARLRVDALGGAGLEHSGDNSRGTVSTQPFGQDARPVNTHYSKNILTATLGAGLRYRLSPHFELAYDFTVNRALASDSREYLNRSLTTAHGLGVRYRFGSR; translated from the coding sequence ATGAAACATCCCTTACTTGCCCTTAGTGGCCTGCTGCTGTTCTCCGCGCTGCCGGGCCGCGCCCAAACCGCGCCCGAGCCGGCTACTTCGCCCCGCTTTTTTGTGGGCCTGGGCGCGTACAGCAGCTATTACCAAAAGGTAGGCACCTACCCTCCGCAGTACGTGAGCAGCCAGTTTCGGCTGCCCGTGCAGCTCACGGCGGGCTACCAGTTCACGCCCCGCCTGGCCGTGCAGGCCAGCGCCGCCTACAGCGGCACCTCGCGCGACTATTTCATTAGCAACTACAACAACCCGACCTCTCCCACCGGCTACAGCGAAGGCAGCTTCACCTTCACGTCGCGTAGCATCTCGGCCGCCGTTCTGGCCCGCTACACCGTCACCAATCCCACGGCCCGCCTGCGGGTCGATGCCCTCGGGGGCGCGGGCCTGGAGCATTCCGGCGACAATTCGCGCGGCACCGTCTCCACCCAGCCTTTCGGCCAGGATGCGCGGCCCGTCAATACGCACTACTCGAAAAACATCCTGACGGCTACCCTGGGTGCCGGTCTGCGCTACCGCCTCAGCCCGCACTTCGAACTGGCCTACGACTTCACCGTGAACCGCGCCCTGGCTTCGGACTCGCGGGAGTACCTGAACCGCAGCCTCACCACCGCCCACGGCCTGGGCGTGCGCTACCGCTTCGGGTCGCGCTAG
- a CDS encoding outer membrane beta-barrel protein has protein sequence MQHLRPALSGLLLALPLLSRAQAAPAPRYYVGLAAYSSDYQPLGSRRPGVTGFPVPLQLTAGYQLTPRLAVQVGLAYSGSASAYNGEGYFYNLNSNQGIYYSYAGKSSIRNASASVLARYTLTRQPGHRLQFDALGGLTLEHRRGTDRGTYTDSLGGRRNASPYDDRAAVNTLLLTAGLGTRYRLSSRFDLTLDLLLNRSLNAPAPSPIFYNFQNGFSSSAALGVRYRFGRK, from the coding sequence ATGCAACACCTCCGCCCCGCCCTGAGTGGCCTGCTGCTGGCCCTGCCCCTGCTCAGCCGCGCTCAAGCCGCCCCCGCCCCGCGCTACTACGTGGGCCTGGCGGCCTACAGCAGCGACTACCAACCCCTCGGAAGCCGCCGCCCCGGCGTCACCGGCTTTCCCGTGCCGCTTCAGCTCACGGCCGGCTACCAGCTCACGCCCCGCCTGGCGGTGCAGGTGGGGCTGGCCTACAGCGGCTCGGCTTCGGCCTACAACGGCGAGGGCTACTTCTACAACCTGAACAGCAACCAAGGCATTTACTACAGCTACGCCGGCAAGAGCAGCATTCGCAACGCCTCGGCCTCGGTGCTGGCCCGCTACACCCTCACGCGCCAGCCCGGGCACCGCCTGCAGTTCGACGCCCTGGGGGGCCTCACCCTGGAACACCGCCGCGGCACCGACCGCGGCACCTACACCGACAGCCTCGGTGGCCGCCGCAACGCGAGCCCCTACGACGACCGCGCCGCCGTCAACACCCTGCTGCTCACGGCCGGCCTGGGCACCCGCTACCGCCTCAGCTCCCGCTTCGACCTCACCCTGGACCTGCTGCTCAACCGCTCGCTCAATGCCCCCGCCCCTAGCCCCATTTTTTACAATTTCCAGAACGGCTTTAGCAGCAGCGCAGCCTTGGGCGTGCGTTACCGGTTTGGGCGGAAGTAG
- a CDS encoding sensor histidine kinase has translation MYNLLSNAIKYRAPGRPAQVQLRAHCQPQHLTLEVQDNGLGLTAEQQGRLFGMFRRLHTHVEGSGVGLFMVKRLVENAGGTIQVESQPEKGSTFRVTLPV, from the coding sequence GTGTACAACCTGCTCTCGAACGCCATCAAATACCGCGCCCCCGGCCGGCCCGCCCAGGTGCAACTGCGCGCTCACTGCCAGCCCCAGCACCTCACCCTAGAAGTGCAGGACAACGGCCTGGGCCTGACCGCCGAGCAGCAGGGCCGCCTCTTCGGCATGTTCCGCCGCCTGCACACCCACGTCGAAGGCTCGGGCGTGGGCCTGTTCATGGTGAAGCGCCTAGTGGAAAACGCGGGTGGCACCATTCAGGTGGAAAGCCAGCCCGAGAAGGGTTCCACCTTCCGCGTGACGCTGCCGGTGTAG
- a CDS encoding TonB-dependent receptor codes for MKPSLLPLLLLLSAVRPALAQTAQPHPQPLPSGGGVRSETEAVRLPSPGGEGLGVGCRLVGTVRDADGQPLPGVNVFVKTTFDGASTDSLGRFSFSTDHAAGPAVLVATFIGYEPLETLVTLGEGPISLPNMKLKASRAALGDVVVTAGAFEASDEKRSSVLKPLDIVTTAGALGDIAGALNALPGTTRNGETGQLFVRGGAASETKTYLDGLPVQTPYGGAVPNVAARGRFSPFLFKGTVFSTGGYSAEYGQALSAVVALNSTDLAPETMTSVSLMSVGGSLARTKRWDRTSLALTGDYTNLAPYYNLVPQNLGWEKAPLQLGGSLKLAHQVGEAGMLKVYGTYSRQRLALRQPDANPAFAATGHPVALANDNLYLNATYRAPLTRGWSLNTGLALTQDDNTLRPDVQSVHDLDRSAVARLVLTNDSASTWFNLKMGLEGYAQRYRQQYQASAEAPVLSLGVDEQRGAAFVESDLVLSRKLAGRAGLRTEYSALLGRFNAAPRLGLAYKTGENSQLSAAWGYFYQTPTTDLLRISQALQFERAEHYMLTYQRMVKERTLRAEIYQKNYAQLTTFDPNNIYNPSTYQNAGSGYARGLDVLWRDRTTFKKADYWVSYGFVDTRRQFRDYPAVAVPTFAARHNLSVVGKYWLQKIHTQVGFTYAYGSPRRYNDPNRPGYNQSSLPAYQDLSLNASYLTHWFGQFTIVYVSASNVLGRQNVYGYTFAGQPDASGLRPSVAVTPPAPRMLFVGVFISINKTSKVDLNEKPE; via the coding sequence ATGAAACCCTCGCTACTCCCGCTGCTCCTGCTGCTGAGCGCCGTCCGCCCCGCCCTCGCCCAAACTGCTCAACCCCACCCCCAGCCCCTCCCCTCCGGGGGAGGGGTGCGTTCTGAAACAGAAGCCGTCAGGCTCCCCTCTCCCGGAGGGGAGGGGCTGGGGGTGGGGTGCCGCCTCGTCGGCACCGTGCGCGACGCCGACGGCCAGCCCCTGCCGGGCGTGAACGTGTTCGTGAAAACCACCTTCGACGGCGCCAGCACCGACTCGCTGGGCCGCTTCAGCTTCAGCACCGACCATGCCGCGGGACCGGCCGTGCTGGTGGCTACTTTCATCGGCTACGAGCCGCTGGAAACGCTGGTGACCCTGGGCGAAGGCCCCATCTCGCTGCCCAATATGAAGCTGAAAGCCAGCCGCGCCGCCCTCGGCGACGTGGTGGTGACGGCCGGCGCCTTCGAGGCCAGCGACGAGAAGCGCAGCTCGGTGCTTAAGCCGCTGGACATCGTGACCACGGCCGGGGCGCTGGGCGACATCGCCGGGGCCCTGAATGCGCTGCCCGGCACCACCCGCAACGGCGAAACCGGCCAGCTCTTCGTGCGCGGCGGGGCCGCCTCCGAAACCAAAACCTACCTCGACGGCCTGCCCGTGCAAACGCCCTACGGCGGCGCCGTGCCCAACGTGGCCGCCCGGGGCCGGTTTTCGCCGTTCTTATTTAAGGGCACCGTGTTCAGCACCGGCGGCTACTCGGCCGAGTACGGGCAGGCCTTGAGCGCGGTAGTGGCTTTGAACTCGACCGACCTGGCGCCCGAAACCATGACCAGCGTATCGCTGATGAGCGTGGGCGGCAGCCTAGCCCGCACCAAGCGCTGGGACCGCACCAGCCTGGCCCTGACCGGCGACTACACCAACCTGGCGCCTTATTATAACCTCGTGCCCCAAAACCTGGGTTGGGAAAAAGCGCCCCTGCAGCTGGGTGGCTCCCTGAAGCTGGCCCACCAGGTAGGGGAGGCCGGCATGCTGAAAGTGTACGGCACCTACAGCCGCCAGCGCCTGGCCCTGCGCCAGCCCGACGCCAACCCCGCGTTTGCCGCCACCGGCCACCCCGTGGCCCTGGCCAACGACAACCTCTACCTCAACGCCACCTACCGCGCCCCGCTCACCCGCGGCTGGAGCCTGAACACCGGCCTGGCCCTGACGCAGGACGACAACACCCTGCGGCCCGACGTGCAATCCGTGCACGACCTCGACCGCTCGGCCGTGGCCCGGCTGGTGCTCACCAACGACTCTGCCAGCACCTGGTTCAACCTGAAAATGGGCCTTGAGGGCTACGCCCAGCGCTACCGCCAGCAGTACCAGGCCTCGGCCGAAGCGCCCGTGCTCAGCCTGGGCGTGGACGAGCAGCGCGGCGCTGCCTTTGTCGAAAGCGACCTAGTGCTAAGCCGGAAGCTGGCCGGCCGCGCCGGGCTGCGCACCGAGTACTCGGCCCTGCTGGGCCGCTTCAACGCTGCCCCGCGCCTGGGCCTGGCCTACAAAACCGGCGAGAACAGCCAGCTCTCGGCCGCCTGGGGCTACTTCTACCAGACGCCCACCACCGACCTGCTCCGCATCAGCCAAGCCCTGCAGTTTGAGCGGGCCGAGCATTACATGCTGACCTACCAGCGCATGGTGAAGGAGCGCACATTGCGGGCCGAAATCTACCAAAAGAACTACGCCCAACTCACCACCTTCGACCCCAATAACATCTACAACCCCAGCACCTACCAGAACGCCGGCAGCGGCTACGCCCGGGGCCTCGACGTGCTGTGGCGCGACCGCACTACCTTCAAAAAGGCTGACTACTGGGTGAGCTATGGATTCGTGGACACGCGCCGCCAGTTCCGCGACTACCCCGCTGTGGCCGTACCCACCTTCGCGGCCCGGCACAACCTGAGCGTGGTGGGCAAGTATTGGCTCCAGAAAATCCACACCCAAGTGGGCTTCACCTACGCCTACGGCTCGCCCCGCCGCTACAACGACCCCAACCGGCCCGGCTACAACCAAAGCAGCCTGCCCGCCTATCAGGACCTGAGTCTCAACGCGAGCTACCTCACCCACTGGTTCGGGCAGTTCACCATCGTCTACGTGTCGGCCAGCAACGTGCTGGGCCGCCAGAATGTGTACGGCTACACCTTCGCCGGCCAGCCCGACGCCAGCGGCCTGCGCCCCAGCGTGGCCGTGACGCCGCCCGCGCCGCGGATGCTGTTCGTGGGCGTGTTCATCTCCATTAACAAGACCAGCAAGGTGGACTTGAACGAGAAGCCGGAGTAG
- a CDS encoding PAS domain-containing protein encodes MTTAAPIDYRALFHALPGSYLLLTPDGTILDNSDGHVAVSMRPREQAVGRTIFDAYPSAPESQRDLAASHEEVRRTLRPHTMPLLRYDLERPAEQGGGTEVRYWQLTHYPILDANGQLQFILQIPQDVTAQHQATLLATEAKEALDEAQNRTQFILESLPVLVWTNRPDGTPDYFNQRWLDFTGKTQAEMLALDWDALVHPDDRTGLNQGWQQALAAGTPFQYEYRMRRHDGQYRWLLIRSSPRRRADDTISMWVGAASDVHERRQMVQELLTANETQAELAEQAHQLYQKAEGQRDTFHNLFMQAPAMICILRGPEHRYEFVNPVYQQIFPHRELVGRTVAEALPEVKEQGIIDILDNVYQTGETFHAHELPLQLERDASQQLRDSYFNFTYQQFREQGAPAGIMVFAYEVTDLVRARQALEKLREQGPGSGEPSLT; translated from the coding sequence ATGACAACTGCTGCTCCCATCGACTACCGCGCCCTGTTTCACGCCCTGCCCGGCTCCTACCTGCTGCTGACCCCCGACGGCACCATCCTCGACAACTCCGACGGGCACGTGGCCGTGTCGATGCGGCCGCGCGAGCAGGCCGTGGGCCGTACCATCTTCGACGCTTACCCTTCGGCCCCCGAAAGCCAGCGCGACCTAGCCGCCTCGCACGAGGAAGTGCGCCGCACCCTGCGCCCCCACACCATGCCCCTGCTGCGCTACGACCTGGAGCGCCCCGCCGAGCAGGGCGGTGGCACCGAGGTGCGCTACTGGCAGCTCACCCACTACCCTATTCTGGACGCCAACGGCCAGCTGCAGTTCATCCTGCAGATTCCGCAGGACGTGACCGCCCAGCACCAGGCCACGCTGCTGGCCACCGAAGCCAAAGAGGCCCTCGACGAAGCCCAAAACCGCACGCAGTTCATCCTCGAAAGCCTGCCCGTGCTGGTGTGGACCAACCGCCCCGACGGCACCCCCGACTACTTTAATCAGCGCTGGCTCGACTTCACGGGCAAGACCCAGGCCGAGATGCTGGCCCTTGACTGGGACGCCCTGGTGCACCCCGACGACCGCACCGGCCTGAACCAGGGCTGGCAGCAGGCCCTGGCCGCGGGCACCCCTTTCCAATACGAATACCGCATGCGCCGGCACGACGGCCAGTACCGCTGGCTGCTCATCCGCAGCTCTCCGCGGCGCCGGGCCGACGATACCATCAGCATGTGGGTGGGCGCGGCCAGCGACGTGCACGAGCGGCGCCAGATGGTGCAGGAGCTGCTGACGGCCAACGAGACCCAGGCCGAGCTGGCCGAGCAAGCCCACCAGCTCTACCAAAAAGCCGAGGGCCAGCGCGACACCTTCCACAACCTGTTCATGCAGGCCCCGGCCATGATTTGCATCCTGCGCGGGCCCGAGCACCGCTATGAGTTCGTGAACCCGGTGTACCAGCAGATTTTCCCCCACCGAGAGCTGGTGGGCCGCACCGTGGCCGAGGCCCTCCCCGAAGTCAAAGAACAGGGCATCATCGACATCCTCGACAACGTGTACCAGACCGGCGAAACCTTTCACGCTCACGAGCTGCCCCTGCAGCTGGAGCGCGACGCCAGCCAGCAGCTGCGCGATTCCTATTTCAATTTCACTTACCAGCAGTTCCGGGAGCAGGGCGCGCCGGCCGGCATCATGGTGTTTGCCTACGAAGTCACCGACCTCGTGCGCGCCCGGCAGGCGCTGGAAAAACTTCGCGAGCAGGGCCCCGGCTCTGGCGAACCGTCGCTAACTTAG
- a CDS encoding PAS domain-containing protein has product MPASTASDSSVDYQRLFRSLPDNFLLMKPDATIVDNTDSHVAVSMKSREEAVGRTLFEAYPSTDQNQGDIIAASHEHVRQHLEPHAMPVIRYDLARPAEQGGGFEELYWQATHYPLLDEQGRLEYILQRTQNITEQYRTAQQAERDRLALAESQDRMRFVLENLPVLIWTATAAGDRDFFNQRWLAFTGRTAEEQLGAQWSTSIHPDDRERVLATWRKSVETGDTYQVEYRLRRHDGQYRWVLVRATPRRDAQGAINLWVGGGTDIHEQRQMVQELLTANETQAELAEQAHQLYQKAEGQRDTFHNLFMQAPAMICILRGPEHRYEFVNPQYQLLFPHRELLGRTVAEEVPEVKDQGIIDILDRVYQTGETFYGNELMMQLERDASKELKDTYFNFIYQQFRENGAPAGIMVFAFEVTEFVHARQALERLGNAAGN; this is encoded by the coding sequence ATGCCTGCTTCGACTGCCTCCGACTCTTCCGTTGATTATCAGCGCCTGTTCCGCTCTTTGCCGGACAACTTCCTGCTGATGAAACCCGACGCCACCATCGTCGACAATACCGACAGCCACGTGGCCGTGTCGATGAAATCGCGCGAAGAAGCCGTGGGCCGCACCTTGTTTGAGGCCTACCCTTCCACCGACCAAAACCAGGGCGACATCATCGCGGCGTCGCACGAGCACGTGCGCCAGCACCTGGAGCCGCACGCCATGCCCGTCATTCGCTACGACCTGGCCCGGCCCGCCGAGCAGGGCGGCGGCTTTGAGGAGCTGTACTGGCAGGCCACGCACTACCCCTTGCTCGACGAGCAGGGCCGGCTGGAATACATCCTGCAGCGCACCCAGAACATCACCGAGCAGTACCGCACTGCCCAGCAGGCCGAGCGCGACCGCCTGGCCCTGGCCGAGTCGCAGGACCGCATGCGCTTCGTGCTCGAAAACCTGCCCGTGCTCATCTGGACAGCCACGGCCGCCGGCGACCGGGACTTCTTCAACCAGCGCTGGCTGGCCTTCACCGGCCGCACGGCCGAGGAGCAGCTGGGCGCGCAGTGGAGCACCAGCATTCACCCCGACGACCGGGAGCGGGTGCTGGCCACCTGGCGGAAATCCGTCGAAACCGGCGATACCTACCAGGTAGAATACCGCCTGCGCCGCCACGACGGCCAGTACCGCTGGGTGCTGGTGCGGGCCACGCCCCGGCGCGACGCCCAGGGCGCCATCAACCTGTGGGTGGGCGGCGGCACCGACATCCACGAGCAACGCCAGATGGTGCAGGAGCTGCTGACGGCCAACGAGACCCAGGCCGAACTGGCCGAGCAAGCCCACCAGCTCTACCAAAAAGCCGAGGGCCAGCGCGACACCTTCCACAACCTGTTCATGCAGGCCCCGGCCATGATTTGCATCCTGCGCGGCCCTGAGCACCGTTACGAGTTTGTGAACCCCCAGTACCAGCTGCTGTTTCCGCACCGTGAATTGCTAGGCCGCACCGTGGCCGAGGAGGTGCCCGAAGTCAAGGACCAGGGCATCATCGACATCCTCGACCGCGTGTACCAGACCGGCGAAACCTTCTACGGCAACGAATTGATGATGCAGCTGGAGCGCGATGCCAGCAAAGAATTGAAAGACACGTATTTCAACTTCATCTACCAGCAGTTCCGCGAAAACGGCGCGCCGGCCGGCATTATGGTGTTTGCCTTTGAAGTAACGGAGTTTGTGCACGCCCGGCAGGCCCTTGAACGCCTCGGCAACGCGGCCGGCAACTAG
- a CDS encoding TatD family hydrolase produces MHITDSHAHLYSEQFKPDRPDALRRAQEAGVRTIVMPNIDHSSIDAMLELEAQAPETCFAMMGLHPCSVTRSFERDLYEVETWLGRRPFAAVGECGLDLYWDKTLLAEQQEALRIQLAMAKKHQLPIVLHTREAFAQTVALVEEAQDGTLRGVFHCFSGTPAEAEQAIKLGFMLGIGGVATFKNGGADKVLPGLDLKHLLLETDCPYLAPVPHRGKRNEPAYLPLVLRRVAELLGKDVEEVAEATTRNAAALFNL; encoded by the coding sequence ATGCACATCACCGATTCGCACGCCCACCTCTACTCCGAACAGTTCAAGCCCGACCGCCCCGACGCCCTGCGGCGAGCGCAGGAGGCCGGGGTGCGCACCATTGTGATGCCCAACATCGACCACAGCAGCATCGACGCCATGCTGGAGCTGGAAGCGCAGGCGCCCGAAACCTGCTTCGCCATGATGGGCCTGCACCCGTGCTCGGTCACGCGCAGCTTTGAGCGCGACTTGTATGAGGTGGAAACCTGGCTGGGCCGGCGGCCCTTCGCCGCCGTGGGCGAGTGTGGGCTGGATTTGTACTGGGACAAAACCCTGCTGGCTGAGCAGCAGGAAGCGCTGAGAATTCAGCTGGCAATGGCCAAGAAGCATCAGCTGCCCATTGTGCTGCACACCCGCGAGGCCTTTGCCCAAACCGTGGCCCTGGTGGAGGAAGCCCAGGACGGCACCCTGCGCGGCGTGTTCCACTGCTTCTCGGGCACGCCCGCGGAGGCCGAGCAGGCCATTAAGCTGGGCTTTATGCTGGGCATTGGCGGGGTGGCTACGTTCAAAAATGGCGGGGCCGACAAGGTGCTGCCCGGCCTCGACCTGAAGCACCTGCTGCTGGAAACCGACTGCCCCTACTTGGCGCCCGTGCCGCACCGCGGCAAGCGCAACGAGCCCGCCTACCTGCCGCTGGTGCTGCGCCGCGTGGCCGAACTGCTGGGCAAGGACGTGGAAGAAGTAGCCGAGGCCACCACACGCAATGCGGCGGCGCTGTTCAATTTGTAG
- a CDS encoding glycosyltransferase codes for MTGFLLTFLLLWLLSMAYATWRFAARRGAHPAQPVPQPLPRVSILIAARHEEAALPRCLASLRQLAYPAELLEILVGDDASTDRTAAVAEAAMQGFAGRFQVILITENWGEARGKANVLAHLARHATTDYFFITDADIHLPKTWIPALLAQAAPGVGTVTGITAVRGPRWFHQLQGIDWLLSLSLVQVVSEQGRPVTAMGNNMLVTRAAYEATGGYEALPFSVTEDFALFQAAVARGFGFRHVFSAEARADSLPMPTWAALLKQRRRWLRGVEALPLKLRLQLLVFSGFWPALAALAWAAGAGPALAVWAAKVLVQGVMAHAGHRRAGLQLHWELLLPFELYTLALTFSIVWFQLFGGAVVWKGRRYE; via the coding sequence GTGACCGGATTTCTGCTAACGTTCTTGTTGCTGTGGCTGCTGAGTATGGCTTACGCCACCTGGCGCTTTGCCGCCCGGCGCGGTGCCCACCCGGCCCAGCCGGTGCCCCAGCCGCTGCCGCGCGTAAGCATTCTCATTGCTGCCCGCCACGAGGAAGCAGCGCTGCCGCGCTGCCTGGCCAGCCTCCGGCAGCTGGCCTACCCCGCCGAGCTGCTGGAAATTTTGGTGGGCGACGACGCCAGTACCGACCGCACCGCCGCCGTGGCCGAGGCGGCTATGCAAGGTTTTGCGGGCCGTTTTCAGGTCATCCTCATCACCGAAAATTGGGGCGAGGCCCGGGGCAAGGCCAACGTGCTGGCCCACCTGGCCCGCCACGCCACCACCGACTACTTCTTCATTACCGACGCCGACATTCACCTGCCGAAAACCTGGATTCCGGCCCTGCTGGCCCAGGCGGCGCCGGGCGTGGGCACGGTCACGGGCATCACGGCGGTGCGCGGGCCGCGGTGGTTTCATCAGCTGCAAGGCATTGACTGGTTGCTCTCGCTGAGTTTGGTGCAGGTGGTGAGCGAGCAGGGCCGCCCCGTGACGGCCATGGGCAACAACATGCTCGTGACCCGCGCCGCCTACGAGGCCACCGGCGGCTACGAAGCGCTGCCCTTTTCTGTAACCGAAGATTTCGCGTTGTTCCAGGCCGCCGTGGCGCGGGGCTTTGGCTTTCGGCACGTGTTCAGCGCCGAGGCGCGGGCCGATTCACTGCCCATGCCCACCTGGGCGGCCCTGCTGAAACAGCGGCGCCGCTGGCTGCGCGGCGTGGAAGCCTTGCCGCTGAAACTACGCCTGCAGCTGCTGGTGTTCAGCGGGTTCTGGCCGGCGTTGGCGGCGTTAGCGTGGGCGGCCGGGGCGGGGCCGGCGCTGGCCGTGTGGGCTGCTAAGGTGCTGGTGCAGGGTGTCATGGCCCACGCCGGACACCGCCGCGCCGGACTCCAGCTGCACTGGGAACTGCTGCTGCCGTTTGAGCTTTATACGCTGGCACTCACTTTCAGCATCGTCTGGTTCCAGCTGTTTGGCGGGGCGGTGGTGTGGAAGGGGAGGCGCTATGAGTAA
- a CDS encoding polysaccharide deacetylase family protein, giving the protein MRLGSRLEAALLTRPPKLLHALLPGCEWTGPAAAPGGAPALYLTFDDGPIPEETPWVLEQLAQYNAQAAFFCVGENLGRYPAIARAALAAGHRLGNHTHHHRSAWSLSRPEYLAEVAECQRYIAELQAETSPATAARPLFRPPYGRLTWPLLPALQQDFRVIMWSVLTRDYDPSLSPEDCLRYTLAAVRPGDVLVFHDSRKASARLRFVLPRVLAHFAEQGFQFLAP; this is encoded by the coding sequence ATGCGGCTAGGCTCCCGGCTCGAAGCGGCGCTTTTGACCCGGCCGCCCAAGCTGCTGCACGCCCTGCTGCCCGGCTGTGAGTGGACCGGACCGGCCGCCGCGCCCGGCGGCGCGCCGGCGCTCTACCTCACCTTCGACGACGGCCCCATTCCGGAGGAAACGCCCTGGGTGCTGGAGCAACTGGCGCAATACAATGCGCAAGCCGCGTTTTTTTGCGTGGGCGAAAACCTGGGCCGCTACCCCGCCATTGCCCGCGCCGCCCTGGCCGCCGGCCACCGCCTCGGCAACCACACCCACCACCACCGCAGCGCCTGGAGCCTGAGTCGCCCCGAGTACCTGGCCGAAGTGGCCGAGTGCCAGCGCTACATTGCGGAGCTGCAGGCCGAAACGTCGCCGGCCACGGCCGCACGCCCGCTGTTCCGGCCGCCGTATGGCCGGCTGACGTGGCCGCTGCTGCCGGCGCTTCAGCAGGATTTTCGGGTCATCATGTGGTCGGTGCTCACCCGCGACTACGACCCCAGCCTGAGCCCGGAGGACTGCCTGCGCTACACGCTGGCCGCCGTGCGGCCCGGCGATGTGCTGGTATTTCACGACAGCCGCAAGGCCAGTGCCCGGCTGCGCTTCGTGCTGCCGCGGGTGCTGGCCCATTTTGCCGAGCAAGGCTTTCAGTTTTTGGCGCCGTGA
- a CDS encoding glycosyltransferase family 4 protein — protein sequence MPIPTPLHIAVNTRFLMPGAQLEGIGRFSYETLSRLVAQHPEVTFHFLFDRAYDPCYLFGPNVVPHVLLPPARHPLLFVAWFEGAVALWLARHRPAAFLSMDGFTTLATTVPRVTVLHDLAFEHFPLDVELLRRKYYHFFMPRFARASARLVAVSEATKADIVQTYGIEPEKISVAYNAPAELFRPQPADAQRETRRRFSHGQPYFLFVGALQPRKNLGNLLRAFDMFKAQGGPEAAAAQLLIVGRKAWKAGPILEAYQKMRHQNAVHFTGRVADAELASLYAAALATVYVPYFEGFGIPIVEAQASGCPVLTSQVSSMPEVAGEGGAELVDPNSPESIAAGLARLWENEGVRQQLVAQGRQNLRRFSWARSAEVLWEAVEQAIKGAK from the coding sequence ATGCCCATACCCACTCCGCTGCACATCGCCGTCAACACCCGTTTCCTGATGCCGGGCGCGCAGCTGGAAGGCATCGGCCGCTTCAGCTACGAAACGTTGAGCCGGCTGGTGGCCCAGCACCCGGAAGTGACGTTTCACTTCCTGTTCGACCGGGCTTACGACCCGTGCTATTTGTTTGGGCCCAACGTGGTGCCGCACGTGCTGCTGCCGCCGGCGCGCCACCCCCTCCTGTTTGTGGCGTGGTTTGAGGGCGCCGTGGCCCTGTGGCTGGCGCGGCACCGCCCGGCCGCGTTTCTCAGCATGGATGGCTTCACCACGCTGGCCACCACGGTGCCGCGCGTCACGGTGCTGCACGACCTAGCCTTCGAGCATTTTCCGCTCGATGTGGAGCTGCTGCGCCGCAAGTACTACCACTTTTTCATGCCGCGTTTCGCCCGCGCGTCGGCGCGGCTGGTGGCCGTGTCGGAAGCCACGAAGGCCGACATTGTGCAGACCTACGGCATCGAGCCTGAGAAAATCAGTGTGGCCTACAACGCACCGGCCGAGCTGTTCCGGCCCCAGCCGGCCGACGCCCAGCGCGAAACCCGGCGGCGGTTCAGCCACGGGCAGCCGTACTTCCTGTTCGTAGGAGCCTTGCAGCCGCGCAAGAACCTGGGCAACCTGCTGCGGGCCTTCGATATGTTCAAGGCCCAGGGCGGGCCGGAAGCCGCAGCGGCGCAGCTGCTCATCGTGGGCCGCAAAGCCTGGAAAGCGGGCCCCATTCTGGAAGCCTACCAAAAGATGCGCCACCAAAACGCGGTGCATTTCACCGGCCGCGTGGCCGATGCCGAGCTGGCCAGCCTCTACGCGGCGGCGCTGGCTACTGTGTACGTGCCTTATTTCGAGGGTTTTGGTATTCCCATTGTGGAGGCTCAGGCCAGCGGCTGCCCCGTACTGACATCCCAGGTCAGCTCCATGCCCGAAGTGGCGGGAGAGGGCGGTGCCGAACTAGTCGACCCCAATTCGCCCGAAAGCATTGCCGCTGGGCTGGCGCGCCTGTGGGAAAACGAAGGGGTGCGCCAGCAGCTGGTAGCCCAGGGCCGGCAGAACCTGCGCCGCTTCTCCTGGGCCCGCAGCGCCGAGGTATTGTGGGAGGCAGTGGAGCAGGCGATAAAAGGGGCGAAGTGA